From Methylopila sp. M107, a single genomic window includes:
- a CDS encoding PAS domain-containing protein, translated as MEDNISNDNIPLSVILWDALDVLHMPVCQLSDAGVILRFNQAWRWLVEDAFEGQPLIQSILPEDRYHALSQFRSIDEEQEAQDIECRVMTGRNSSRWHLLSLRPSQDGWLCVATDIHALKHREAELERRAAVQSQMLDVSVDCIKLISLDGALLHMNKAGCQALGVEEQSGFGMPWLGLLPESVRRDGEQALRAARTGRSARFAGSSVLDGQEPQYWDNMLSPVLGAKGAATAILCVSREVTAEKKALTSLQASRDRLAMAARVGRLGIWDYDIELDRLHCDENWYRIMGRDPATPITSIAEFRPLIHPDDVEKATEVSNTIADLASSERDYSVEFRIIRPDGEIRWLRSEAGLEKTDGRVSRAMGFVVDITEARYGGVALLGLQQFPREESLAFASRRRGDR; from the coding sequence ATATCAAACGATAACATCCCTCTGTCCGTGATTTTGTGGGATGCTCTTGATGTGTTGCATATGCCGGTATGCCAGCTGAGCGACGCGGGAGTCATCTTGCGGTTCAATCAGGCGTGGAGGTGGCTTGTCGAGGACGCATTCGAAGGGCAGCCGTTGATCCAGTCGATCTTGCCCGAGGACCGCTATCACGCGCTGTCGCAATTCCGTTCGATCGATGAGGAGCAGGAAGCGCAGGATATCGAGTGCCGCGTGATGACCGGGCGCAATTCCTCGCGCTGGCATTTGCTCAGCCTGCGCCCGTCTCAGGACGGATGGCTCTGCGTCGCGACGGACATTCACGCGTTGAAGCATCGCGAGGCGGAACTCGAGCGGCGCGCGGCGGTGCAAAGCCAGATGCTCGACGTCAGCGTCGACTGCATCAAGCTGATCTCTCTGGACGGCGCGCTTTTGCATATGAACAAAGCGGGGTGCCAGGCGCTTGGCGTGGAGGAACAGTCCGGCTTCGGCATGCCGTGGCTGGGACTGCTGCCCGAGAGCGTCAGGCGCGACGGCGAGCAGGCGTTGCGCGCCGCCAGGACGGGCCGCTCCGCCCGCTTCGCCGGAAGCAGCGTCCTGGACGGCCAGGAGCCGCAGTATTGGGACAACATGCTCTCGCCGGTGCTGGGCGCGAAGGGCGCGGCGACCGCGATCTTGTGCGTTTCGCGCGAAGTCACGGCCGAAAAGAAGGCGCTGACCTCCCTGCAGGCCAGCCGCGACAGGCTCGCAATGGCGGCGCGCGTAGGTCGTCTCGGCATCTGGGACTACGACATCGAGCTCGATCGGCTGCATTGCGACGAGAACTGGTACCGCATCATGGGCCGGGACCCGGCGACGCCGATCACCTCGATCGCGGAGTTCAGGCCGCTGATCCACCCGGATGACGTCGAGAAGGCGACCGAGGTCTCGAATACGATCGCGGACCTCGCAAGCTCCGAACGCGACTACTCGGTCGAGTTCCGAATCATTCGCCCGGACGGGGAGATACGCTGGCTGCGTTCGGAGGCCGGCCTGGAGAAGACAGATGGGCGCGTGAGCCGCGCCATGGGCTTTGTCGTCGACATCACCGAGGCGAGGTATGGCGGCGTCGCGCTGCTCGGCCTCCAGCAGTTTCCGAGGGAGGAAAGCCTGGCGTTCGCGTCGCGGCGCAGGGGCGATCGCTGA
- a CDS encoding AMP-binding protein, producing the protein MSEDLATYDRLRREFRWETPARFNIAEAICDRWARAEPGRVAIWTKRTGQALTATTFGELATASQALAAALAKRGVRRGDRIAILLPQSVEAMVAHVAVSRLGGVAMPLALAFGPDAISYRMTDSGAAALVTNASGLAKLGEIDEPLSDLRVIVCTDGASGGALDYAALIAAGGEVLAPDTTPDDPALMIYTSGTTGAPKGALHGGRVLLGHVPGFRYTHDGFPKEGDLGWTPADWAWAGGLLNLAMPCLHEGVAVVAQATIKFDPAAAFALIEEAGIRNAFIPPTAMRLMAQVERPRERFPKMALRTLVSAGERLVEASYDWSREALGVQVNEVYGQTECNYVLASAVSHGVSRAGRTGRPVPGHEVALFDAEGREVPPGTPGEIRVRRPDPVMFLKYWNMPEATEEKFSGDWLLTGDQAVMDEDGYFRFLGRDDDVITSSGYRIGPSDVEDCLTKHPAVALAAVVGKPDEMRTEIIKAFVQLKPGVEATEALGDELKRFVRERLSAHEYPREVAFVDELPLTTTGKIIRRELRGRG; encoded by the coding sequence ATGTCCGAGGATCTCGCGACCTATGACCGCCTGCGCCGGGAGTTCCGCTGGGAAACGCCCGCCCGCTTCAACATCGCCGAGGCGATCTGCGATCGCTGGGCGCGCGCCGAGCCCGGTCGCGTCGCGATCTGGACCAAGCGGACCGGCCAGGCTCTGACCGCAACGACGTTCGGCGAACTCGCCACGGCCTCGCAGGCCCTCGCCGCAGCATTGGCGAAGCGCGGCGTGCGGCGCGGCGACCGGATCGCGATTCTGCTGCCGCAAAGCGTCGAGGCGATGGTCGCCCATGTCGCGGTGTCGCGGCTCGGCGGCGTCGCCATGCCGCTCGCGCTCGCCTTCGGGCCGGACGCGATCTCGTACCGGATGACGGATTCGGGCGCAGCCGCCCTCGTGACGAACGCGTCGGGCCTCGCCAAGCTTGGCGAGATCGACGAGCCGTTGAGCGATCTGCGCGTGATCGTCTGCACCGACGGCGCTTCGGGCGGCGCGCTCGACTACGCCGCGCTGATCGCAGCAGGCGGCGAGGTTTTGGCCCCGGACACGACGCCCGACGATCCGGCGCTGATGATCTACACCTCGGGCACCACCGGCGCGCCCAAGGGCGCGCTGCATGGCGGGCGCGTGCTGCTCGGCCATGTGCCCGGCTTCCGCTACACCCATGACGGTTTTCCGAAAGAGGGCGACCTCGGCTGGACGCCGGCCGACTGGGCCTGGGCCGGCGGGCTGCTCAACCTCGCAATGCCGTGCCTGCACGAAGGCGTCGCGGTCGTGGCGCAGGCCACGATCAAGTTCGACCCGGCGGCCGCCTTCGCGCTGATCGAGGAGGCGGGGATCAGGAACGCCTTCATCCCGCCGACCGCGATGCGGCTGATGGCGCAGGTCGAGCGTCCGCGCGAGCGTTTTCCAAAGATGGCGCTGCGCACGCTTGTCTCGGCCGGCGAGCGGCTTGTCGAGGCGTCCTACGACTGGTCGCGCGAGGCGCTCGGCGTGCAGGTCAACGAGGTCTACGGCCAGACCGAATGCAACTACGTGCTGGCCTCCGCAGTCTCGCACGGGGTTTCGCGGGCGGGGCGTACGGGCCGGCCCGTGCCCGGCCACGAGGTCGCGCTGTTCGACGCCGAGGGCAGGGAGGTTCCGCCCGGAACGCCGGGCGAGATCCGCGTGCGGCGGCCCGACCCCGTGATGTTCCTGAAGTACTGGAACATGCCGGAGGCGACGGAGGAGAAGTTTTCCGGCGACTGGCTGCTGACCGGCGACCAGGCGGTGATGGACGAGGACGGCTATTTCCGCTTCCTCGGCCGCGACGACGACGTCATCACCTCGTCCGGCTATCGCATCGGCCCGAGCGACGTCGAGGACTGCCTGACCAAGCACCCGGCGGTCGCGCTTGCGGCGGTCGTCGGCAAGCCGGACGAGATGCGCACAGAGATCATCAAGGCGTTCGTCCAGCTGAAGCCGGGCGTGGAGGCGACGGAGGCGCTGGGGGACGAGCTGAAGCGTTTTGTGCGGGAGCGGCTCTCGGCGCACGAATATCCGCGTGAGGTGGCGTTCGTGGACGAACTGCCGCTGACGACGACGGGGAAGATCATCAGGCGGGAGCTGCGGGGGAGGGGATGA
- a CDS encoding cupin-like domain-containing protein, with translation MSASLSADASDLATRYPLRHFPIRHSLSHHPLLQLPRLIELTKALPRDRIEYNSGAVSVNQKAEDTPLVDLPPDEVVRQIETAGAWMVLKRVDEVPAYRELMEQALASMARQLGFETLEAAGFRELEGFIFVSSANSTTPFHCDNEDNLFVQIHGPKFFHLFDNEDRSLVSEELLESAPSKHRNLPYEERFEARAKVYELSPGEGVFVPYQVPHWVRTGDSYSVSMAITWRSDAVVKRNKLIFMNAWLREKGFAQAAPGEKPALDGLKVAAYTAARAAIEPLRKSETMRRLLRRVVFGEKANYYDAAHKAADEKKAA, from the coding sequence ATGTCCGCATCCCTGAGCGCCGACGCGAGCGATCTCGCGACCCGCTATCCGCTCCGACATTTCCCGATCCGGCATTCGCTCAGCCATCACCCGCTGCTGCAGCTGCCGCGGCTGATCGAGCTGACGAAGGCGCTGCCCCGCGACCGGATCGAGTACAATTCGGGCGCGGTCTCGGTGAACCAGAAGGCCGAGGACACGCCGCTGGTCGACCTCCCCCCCGACGAGGTCGTGCGCCAGATCGAGACTGCCGGCGCCTGGATGGTGCTGAAGCGCGTCGACGAGGTTCCGGCCTATCGCGAGCTGATGGAGCAGGCGCTGGCCTCGATGGCGCGCCAGCTCGGCTTCGAGACGCTCGAAGCGGCGGGCTTTCGCGAGCTCGAGGGCTTCATCTTCGTCTCCTCCGCCAACTCGACGACGCCGTTCCATTGCGACAACGAGGACAACCTCTTCGTCCAGATCCACGGCCCGAAGTTCTTCCACCTGTTCGACAACGAGGACCGCTCGCTGGTCTCGGAAGAGCTGCTCGAAAGCGCGCCCTCGAAGCACCGCAACCTGCCTTATGAGGAGCGCTTCGAGGCGCGCGCCAAGGTCTACGAGCTGTCGCCCGGAGAGGGCGTGTTCGTGCCCTACCAGGTCCCGCACTGGGTGCGGACCGGCGACAGTTATTCCGTCTCGATGGCGATCACCTGGCGCTCGGACGCGGTTGTGAAGCGAAACAAGCTGATCTTCATGAACGCATGGCTGCGCGAGAAGGGTTTTGCGCAGGCGGCCCCGGGCGAGAAGCCGGCGCTCGACGGGCTGAAGGTCGCGGCCTACACGGCCGCGCGCGCGGCGATCGAGCCGCTGAGGAAAAGCGAGACGATGCGGCGGCTGCTGAGGCGCGTCGTGTTCGGCGAGAAGGCGAACTACTACGACGCGGCGCATAAGGCTGCGGACGAGAAGAAGGCGGCGTGA
- a CDS encoding GNAT family N-acetyltransferase, protein MPNMLMDFGVDQTRKAGKTGPLSRLAARLRALKADGSDTAVAQKMAGSAFLIRVVNAVIAFASQILLARWMGQTEYGVYVYVWTWVLLLGGLTSFGLASAPQRFIPQYADTGDRDHLRGFLIGSRLIALAMATGVAVTGLLAIWLFQEHLESWAVVPLFLAMFCVPMYVLTDVQDGIARTNNWIDVALAPAYFVRPLLILGLLGLLSATHFPATAPTAMAASLIATWITAVAQLAMLGRRLKGRVEKGPRAYEAATWMKVSLPIFLVEGFYLSLAYADVLILTMFRPPHDVAVYYACVKVMSLVAFISFSVSAAVAHRFTEYAVAGDREKLDAMVRDAARWTFWPSLVGCAGLLAFGWPMLWLFGGDFTDGYYLLFVIGFGLMSRAVVGPLERLLNMLGQQNVCAAIYGCAFGLNIALCFALIPSYGMLGAAIATSVTQVFESAALFIVTRQRLGLGALPWGRKPAPAQPLYPLTSTGDALTDAMSPPLSPPFAPALEAAMPGEIQKDFHFEVVSIEQLSTHRAAWEALATRALSRNIFGEADFAVAARNMPYGRDVQLATVWDRTSAELRLICVAPVIGRRILPLLPGLSSALWGYFGALGTPVIDRERADLAARGLIEGLENSGLALFLFRFLPDEGAATDALRKAAIQAGHSMERVDGHGRAVLRKGVDAETFLATSVSPKKLKEYRRQLRRLGDEGPVTFREARAPDEIAAALERFLELEARGWKGRGGSAMRNHPEQLAFIHDLFGRRAAKGEARIIELFVGEESVAAGLVLQSGRQAWYYKIAYGERHARWSPGVQLTLELTRRLIEDDGIDEVDSTAIADHPMIDHIWRDRLSIGDYMVPLRAPAGRLLRLAVQAERLRRAARARVRDVYRRLTERP, encoded by the coding sequence ATGCCGAACATGCTGATGGATTTTGGCGTGGATCAGACGCGCAAAGCAGGGAAGACAGGGCCGCTGTCGCGCCTCGCCGCCCGCCTGCGCGCTCTGAAGGCCGATGGGTCGGACACAGCCGTCGCGCAGAAGATGGCGGGGTCGGCCTTCCTGATCCGCGTCGTCAACGCGGTCATCGCCTTCGCGTCGCAGATCCTGCTCGCCCGCTGGATGGGCCAGACCGAATACGGCGTCTACGTCTATGTCTGGACCTGGGTGCTGCTGCTCGGCGGCCTCACGAGCTTCGGGCTCGCCTCCGCGCCGCAGCGCTTCATCCCGCAATATGCCGACACGGGCGACCGCGACCACCTGCGCGGCTTCCTGATCGGCTCCAGACTGATCGCCCTCGCGATGGCGACGGGCGTCGCCGTGACCGGTCTGCTGGCGATCTGGCTGTTCCAGGAGCACCTCGAGAGCTGGGCCGTCGTTCCGCTGTTCCTCGCCATGTTCTGCGTGCCGATGTACGTGCTGACCGACGTGCAGGACGGCATCGCGCGCACCAACAACTGGATCGACGTCGCGCTGGCGCCGGCCTATTTCGTCCGGCCGCTGCTGATCCTCGGCCTGCTCGGCCTGCTCAGCGCGACGCATTTTCCGGCGACCGCGCCGACCGCGATGGCGGCGTCGCTGATCGCGACCTGGATCACGGCGGTGGCGCAGCTCGCGATGCTGGGCAGGCGCCTCAAGGGCCGCGTCGAGAAGGGTCCGCGCGCCTATGAGGCGGCGACATGGATGAAAGTGTCGCTGCCGATCTTCCTGGTCGAGGGTTTCTACCTCTCGCTCGCCTATGCGGACGTGCTGATCCTGACCATGTTCCGGCCGCCGCACGACGTCGCGGTCTATTACGCCTGCGTGAAGGTGATGTCGCTCGTCGCCTTCATCTCCTTCTCGGTCTCGGCCGCGGTGGCGCACCGCTTCACCGAATATGCTGTGGCGGGCGACCGCGAGAAGCTCGACGCCATGGTGCGCGACGCCGCGCGCTGGACGTTCTGGCCCTCGCTTGTCGGCTGCGCCGGGCTGCTGGCGTTCGGCTGGCCGATGCTCTGGCTGTTCGGCGGCGACTTCACGGACGGCTATTACCTGCTGTTCGTCATCGGCTTCGGGCTGATGTCGCGCGCCGTCGTCGGGCCGCTCGAGCGCCTGCTCAACATGCTCGGCCAGCAGAACGTCTGCGCCGCGATCTATGGCTGCGCCTTCGGGCTCAACATCGCGCTCTGCTTCGCGCTGATCCCCTCCTACGGCATGCTGGGGGCCGCGATCGCGACCTCGGTCACGCAGGTCTTCGAATCCGCCGCGCTGTTCATCGTAACGCGCCAGCGGCTCGGCCTCGGCGCCCTGCCCTGGGGCCGCAAGCCAGCGCCGGCTCAGCCGCTCTATCCGCTCACCAGCACGGGCGACGCGCTGACCGACGCCATGTCGCCGCCGCTGTCGCCGCCGTTCGCGCCGGCGCTCGAAGCCGCCATGCCGGGCGAGATCCAGAAGGACTTTCACTTCGAGGTGGTGAGCATCGAGCAGCTCTCGACCCACAGGGCCGCCTGGGAAGCGCTGGCGACCCGCGCGCTCAGCCGCAACATCTTCGGCGAGGCCGACTTCGCGGTCGCGGCGCGCAACATGCCCTACGGCCGCGACGTGCAGCTTGCGACCGTGTGGGACCGGACCTCCGCCGAACTGCGGCTGATCTGCGTGGCGCCCGTCATCGGGCGGCGCATCCTGCCGCTGCTTCCCGGTCTGTCTTCGGCGCTCTGGGGCTATTTCGGCGCCCTCGGCACGCCGGTCATCGATCGCGAGCGCGCCGATCTCGCGGCGCGCGGCCTGATCGAGGGGCTGGAGAATTCGGGCCTTGCGCTCTTCCTGTTCCGCTTCCTGCCGGACGAGGGCGCGGCGACGGACGCGCTCCGCAAGGCCGCCATCCAGGCCGGGCATTCGATGGAGCGGGTCGACGGCCATGGCCGCGCCGTGCTGCGCAAGGGCGTCGACGCGGAGACCTTCCTCGCGACCTCCGTCTCGCCGAAGAAGCTGAAGGAATATCGCCGCCAGCTGCGCCGCCTCGGCGACGAGGGGCCGGTCACGTTCCGCGAGGCGCGCGCGCCGGACGAGATCGCGGCCGCGCTGGAACGCTTCCTCGAGCTCGAGGCGCGTGGCTGGAAGGGCCGAGGCGGCTCCGCGATGCGCAATCACCCAGAGCAGCTCGCCTTCATCCACGACCTGTTCGGCCGCCGCGCCGCGAAGGGCGAAGCCCGGATCATCGAGCTGTTCGTCGGCGAGGAGTCGGTCGCGGCGGGCCTCGTCCTGCAGTCGGGCCGGCAGGCCTGGTATTACAAGATCGCCTATGGCGAGCGGCACGCGCGGTGGTCGCCGGGCGTGCAGCTGACGCTCGAACTGACGCGTCGGCTCATTGAGGATGACGGGATCGACGAGGTCGACTCGACCGCGATCGCCGACCACCCGATGATCGACCACATCTGGCGCGACCGGCTGTCGATCGGCGACTACATGGTCCCGCTGCGCGCGCCCGCGGGCCGCCTGCTGAGGCTCGCCGTCCAGGCCGAGCGCCTCCGCCGCGCCGCCCGCGCCCGCGTCCGCGACGTTTACCGCCGGCTGACGGAGAGACCGTGA
- a CDS encoding DUF924 family protein: MTRRAPRSALAVAAFWRAAGFDRWFAVDPAFDALTRARLGRLHEAAAGGGLDHWDETPEGALALLILLDQAPRNMFRGGPRAFATDAIALAVAEAALARGFDRRVAKGMRWFFYLPFEHSEDPAAQALCISLFAAMNEPEGVRYAQTHADVIARFGRFPHRNDILGRSSTSDERRFLAEGGFSG; this comes from the coding sequence ATGACGCGCCGCGCCCCCCGCTCCGCCCTCGCCGTCGCCGCCTTCTGGCGGGCCGCCGGCTTCGACCGCTGGTTCGCCGTCGATCCCGCCTTCGACGCGCTGACGCGGGCGAGGCTAGGGCGCCTGCACGAGGCCGCCGCGGGCGGCGGGCTCGACCACTGGGACGAGACGCCCGAAGGCGCGCTCGCGCTGCTGATCCTGCTCGACCAGGCGCCGCGCAACATGTTTCGCGGCGGGCCGCGGGCGTTCGCGACCGACGCCATCGCGCTCGCCGTCGCCGAGGCGGCTCTCGCGCGCGGCTTCGACCGGCGCGTGGCGAAGGGCATGCGCTGGTTCTTCTACCTACCGTTCGAGCATTCCGAAGATCCGGCCGCGCAGGCGCTGTGCATCTCCCTGTTCGCCGCCATGAACGAGCCGGAGGGCGTGCGCTATGCGCAGACCCACGCCGACGTCATCGCGCGCTTCGGCCGCTTCCCGCACCGGAACGACATTTTGGGCCGCTCCTCGACATCGGACGAGAGACGCTTTCTCGCCGAGGGCGGCTTCTCCGGTTGA
- a CDS encoding L,D-transpeptidase, producing the protein MEVGLGRHDSATVERYGARPDERFPLPATDISKVDERWLRQRVRFIGSEAPGTIVVDTQARYLYLVQDGGKAIRYGIGVGKAGLAFEGEARVGRKAEWPRWTPTRDMIDRDPKRYGDYAGGLDAGLTNPLGPRALYLYQGDQDTLFRIHGTTEPWSIGKAVSSGCIRLLNQDIIDLYDRVPTNTQVVVLQDDDGPAYVGSIGRDNRDLRDNRNTRAPRDNRDFRARAYDDA; encoded by the coding sequence ATGGAGGTCGGCCTCGGCCGGCATGACAGCGCGACCGTCGAGCGCTACGGCGCACGCCCCGACGAGCGCTTCCCGCTTCCGGCGACCGACATCTCCAAGGTCGACGAGCGGTGGTTGCGCCAGCGCGTCCGCTTCATCGGCTCCGAGGCGCCCGGGACCATCGTGGTCGACACCCAGGCCCGGTATCTCTACCTCGTGCAGGACGGCGGCAAGGCGATCCGCTACGGCATCGGCGTCGGCAAGGCCGGGCTCGCCTTCGAGGGCGAGGCGCGCGTCGGCCGCAAGGCCGAGTGGCCGCGCTGGACCCCGACGCGGGACATGATCGACCGCGACCCGAAGCGCTATGGCGACTATGCGGGCGGCCTCGACGCCGGACTGACCAACCCGCTCGGGCCGCGCGCGCTCTACCTCTACCAGGGCGACCAGGACACGCTGTTCCGCATCCACGGCACGACCGAGCCCTGGTCCATCGGCAAGGCGGTCTCGAGCGGCTGCATCCGCCTGCTCAACCAGGACATCATCGATCTCTACGATCGCGTTCCGACCAACACGCAGGTGGTGGTGCTGCAGGACGACGACGGCCCCGCTTATGTCGGGTCCATCGGCCGGGACAACCGGGATCTGCGGGACAACCGGAACACCCGGGCTCCCCGCGACAACCGCGACTTCCGCGCTCGCGCCTACGACGACGCGTGA
- a CDS encoding long-chain-acyl-CoA synthetase, translated as MAETSRLTREVRCLTGILRALRATMPIGRNRRRVFPHVVAELAARFGDRTALISHRETFTYSELDGRANAYARWAKQNGIVKGDTVALLMANRPEYLAIWIGILRVGGAVALLNTNLRGAPLAYNVSIVDPKLVIVGAEHEDAYVSAEPFVSCARKPDVWRHGAGSQDWRRVDEAVDALPKDALPPGDLPEITIEDRALYIYTSGTTGMPKAANINHYRLMAITHGFYGAMGIRASDRMYDCLPMYHTAGGVIAAAAPLIAGASVVIREKFQASRFWDDVVETRSTLAQYIGELCRYLVHSPETQAEKRHTLRLVCGNGLRPDVWEAFQTRFRMPLILEWYAATEGNVALFNFDGTTGSIGRICWYMKHKFPVKVIRFDVEAGEPVRGADGFCIECGPEEAGEAIGLILNDPKKPSARYEGYADPEATKRKILENAFEPGDRWFRTGDLMRRDARGYFFFVDRIGDTFRWRGENVATSEVSEAISVFPGVKDVTVYGVAVPGYDGKAGMAQIVPEAEGVDLGGLLAHIEGSLPAFARPVFLRLGREVDVTGTFKPRKMDLVREGADPGATPDPLYVSHPVERRYVALDAKLWDDIAAKRLRL; from the coding sequence ATGGCTGAAACATCGCGGCTCACGCGGGAGGTTCGCTGCCTGACCGGCATCCTCCGCGCGTTGCGCGCCACGATGCCGATCGGCCGCAATCGCCGCCGCGTCTTCCCGCATGTCGTGGCCGAACTCGCCGCGCGTTTCGGCGACCGCACGGCCCTGATCTCCCACCGCGAGACCTTCACTTATTCAGAGCTCGACGGCCGCGCCAACGCCTACGCCCGCTGGGCGAAGCAGAACGGAATCGTCAAGGGCGACACGGTCGCGCTGCTCATGGCCAATCGGCCGGAATACCTGGCCATATGGATAGGGATTCTACGCGTCGGCGGCGCGGTCGCGCTGCTCAACACCAATTTGAGGGGCGCCCCGCTCGCCTACAATGTCTCGATTGTCGACCCCAAGCTCGTGATTGTCGGCGCCGAGCACGAGGACGCTTACGTCTCGGCCGAGCCCTTCGTCAGCTGCGCGCGCAAGCCCGACGTCTGGCGCCACGGTGCGGGTTCGCAGGACTGGCGGCGTGTCGACGAAGCGGTCGACGCCTTGCCGAAGGACGCGCTGCCGCCGGGAGATCTCCCCGAGATCACGATCGAAGACCGAGCGCTCTACATCTATACGAGCGGAACCACCGGCATGCCGAAGGCCGCCAACATCAACCACTACCGGCTGATGGCCATCACCCACGGGTTCTATGGCGCCATGGGGATCAGGGCGTCGGACCGGATGTATGACTGCCTGCCGATGTATCACACGGCCGGCGGCGTGATCGCGGCGGCCGCGCCGCTGATCGCCGGCGCCTCCGTGGTGATCCGCGAAAAATTCCAGGCGAGCCGGTTCTGGGACGACGTCGTCGAGACCCGGTCGACGCTCGCGCAGTATATCGGCGAACTCTGCCGCTACCTCGTCCACTCGCCCGAAACGCAAGCCGAGAAACGCCACACGCTTCGGCTCGTCTGCGGCAATGGCTTGAGGCCCGACGTCTGGGAGGCGTTCCAGACGCGCTTCCGCATGCCGCTGATCCTCGAATGGTACGCCGCGACCGAAGGCAACGTCGCGCTGTTCAACTTCGACGGCACCACCGGCTCGATCGGCCGCATCTGCTGGTACATGAAGCACAAGTTCCCCGTGAAGGTGATCCGCTTCGACGTCGAGGCCGGCGAGCCGGTGCGCGGGGCGGACGGCTTCTGCATCGAGTGCGGGCCCGAGGAGGCCGGCGAGGCGATCGGCCTGATCCTCAACGATCCGAAGAAGCCGTCGGCGCGCTACGAGGGCTACGCCGATCCGGAGGCGACGAAGCGCAAGATCCTGGAGAACGCGTTCGAGCCCGGCGATCGCTGGTTCCGCACCGGCGACCTGATGCGGCGCGACGCGCGCGGCTACTTTTTCTTCGTCGACCGCATCGGCGACACCTTCCGCTGGCGCGGCGAAAACGTCGCGACCTCGGAGGTGTCCGAAGCGATTTCGGTTTTTCCAGGCGTGAAGGACGTCACGGTCTACGGCGTCGCCGTTCCCGGATATGACGGCAAGGCCGGCATGGCGCAGATCGTGCCGGAGGCGGAGGGCGTCGACCTCGGCGGACTGCTCGCCCATATCGAGGGGAGCCTGCCGGCCTTCGCGCGGCCGGTTTTCCTGAGGCTCGGCCGGGAAGTCGACGTCACCGGCACCTTCAAGCCGCGCAAGATGGACCTTGTGCGCGAGGGAGCCGACCCCGGCGCGACGCCGGACCCGCTTTACGTCTCTCATCCGGTCGAGCGCCGCTACGTGGCCCTCGACGCAAAGCTCTGGGACGACATCGCGGCGAAACGGCTGCGGCTGTAG
- a CDS encoding GTP-binding protein, whose product MPPKLPPPPIPLGVLTGFLGAGKTTLLNRLLQDPSLSDAAVVVNEAGEIGIDHLLVEHVADGIVALAGGCLCCSMRGDLINTLEDLLRARDNGRIPPFARLVIETSGLADPIPILQTLTLHPYLAMRYRLTSVTTVFDAVEGPNAVAEHVEAERQLAMADLVVLSKTDVASPAQIDEARATVARLAPLATVLEAQEASAQTLIAEAQLFTSPRWGEVARRSLAGEGEQGFPDGAALPPPPLRVDLSPPGRGEEARPSHGSISAVSMTSEAPLSLAAYDLFVELLRSAHGPKLLRLKGLVRIAEDPSRPLVLQGVRHVFAEPRFLDAWPDGDDRTRLVAIGENLPADLIAGLYAAFAGQIAPDRADRAALLDNPLAPRGGGGLLG is encoded by the coding sequence ATGCCTCCCAAGCTCCCCCCTCCCCCGATCCCGCTCGGCGTGCTCACCGGCTTCCTCGGCGCCGGCAAGACCACGCTTTTGAACCGCCTGCTGCAAGACCCGTCGCTGTCCGACGCCGCCGTCGTGGTCAACGAGGCGGGCGAGATCGGGATTGACCATCTGCTGGTCGAGCATGTCGCGGACGGGATCGTCGCGCTCGCGGGCGGGTGCCTCTGCTGCTCGATGCGCGGCGACCTGATCAACACCCTGGAAGACCTGCTTCGCGCCCGCGACAACGGCCGCATCCCGCCCTTCGCGCGGCTCGTGATCGAGACCAGCGGGCTCGCCGATCCGATCCCGATCCTGCAGACGCTGACGCTCCACCCCTATCTCGCGATGCGCTACCGGCTGACCTCGGTCACGACGGTGTTCGACGCCGTCGAAGGGCCAAACGCCGTTGCGGAGCATGTCGAGGCGGAGCGCCAGCTCGCCATGGCGGACCTTGTCGTGCTCTCGAAGACCGATGTGGCCAGCCCGGCGCAGATCGACGAGGCGCGGGCGACGGTCGCGCGCCTCGCTCCGCTGGCGACGGTGCTGGAGGCCCAGGAGGCCAGTGCGCAGACACTAATCGCTGAGGCGCAGCTCTTCACCTCTCCCCGGTGGGGAGAGGTCGCGAGGCGGAGCCTCGCGGGTGAGGGGGAGCAGGGCTTTCCGGATGGGGCGGCGCTCCCTCCCCCGCCGCTTCGCGTCGACCTCTCCCCACCGGGGAGAGGTGAAGAGGCGCGACCTTCGCACGGCTCAATCTCCGCGGTTTCTATGACCAGCGAAGCCCCGCTCTCCCTCGCGGCCTATGACCTCTTCGTCGAGCTGCTGCGCTCCGCGCATGGCCCAAAACTGCTGCGGCTGAAGGGGCTCGTCAGGATCGCCGAGGATCCCTCCCGCCCGCTCGTGCTGCAGGGCGTGCGGCATGTCTTCGCCGAACCGCGCTTCCTCGACGCCTGGCCCGACGGCGACGACCGCACCCGCCTGGTCGCGATCGGCGAGAACCTGCCGGCGGACCTGATCGCCGGCCTCTACGCCGCCTTCGCGGGCCAGATCGCGCCCGACCGGGCGGACCGGGCGGCGCTGCTCGACAATCCGCTCGCCCCGCGCGGCGGCGGCGGGCTGCTCGGCTGA